From one Notolabrus celidotus isolate fNotCel1 chromosome 2, fNotCel1.pri, whole genome shotgun sequence genomic stretch:
- the barhl2 gene encoding barH-like 2 homeobox protein has translation MEASSGSSFGIDTILSGASNSGNPVLMNGDFRLGDSRTADFRSQATPSPCSEIDTVGTAPSSPISVTMEHAAEAHLVQDSLQHHHHLHNQAQSLPLSPQQQPLAGAGCAPRTATSSFLIKDILGDSKPLAACAPYSTSVSSPHHTPKPESATAPDGFRPKLEQDENRSKLDKRDDIQSEMKCNEEGDREISSSRDSPPMRTKKPRKARTAFTDHQLNQLERSFERQKYLSVQDRMDLAAALNLTDTQVKTWYQNRRTKWKRQTAVGLELLAEAGNYSALQRMFPSPYFYHPSLLGTVDSTTAAAAAAAMYSSMYRTPSAPHPGLQRPLVPRVLIHGLGPGGQPALNPLSNPMSGTPIPR, from the exons ATGGAAGCATCCAGCGGGTCGAGTTTTGGGATAGACACTATTTTATCCGGCGCGTCAAACTCTGGTAACCCTGTGCTAATGAACGGAGACTTTCGGCTCGGCGACAGCAGGACAGCGGATTTCAGGAGCCAGGCGACCCCGTCACCATGCTCGGAGATAGACACTGTGGGAACGGCCCCCTCATCCCCCATCTCGGTCACCATGGAGCACGCCGCCGAAGCGCATCTGGTCCAGGACAGCCTTCAGCATCACCACCATCTCCACAACCAGGCGCAGAGTTTACCGCTGTCGCCACAGCAGCAGCCGCTCGCCGGGGCCGGCTGCGCCCCGAGGACTGCCACCTCCTCGTTTCTAATCAAAGACATTTTAGGAGACAGTAAACCACTGGCAGCCTGTGCACCTTACAGCACCAGTGTTTCCTCACCACATCACACGCCAAAACCAGAAAGTGCCACGGCTCCGGACGGCTTCAGGCCCAAGTTGGAACAAGACGAAAACAGAAGCAAGTTAGACAAAAGAGACGACATACAGAGTGAAATGAAATGCAACG AAGAGGGAGACCGAGAGAtctccagcagcagagacagtcCTCCGATGCGCACGAAAAAGCCTCGCAAAGCACGGACAGCCTTCACCGACCACCAGCTCAACCAGCTGGAGAGGAGCTTCGAGCGACAGAAATACCTCAGCGTGCAGGACCGCATGGACCTGGCCGCAGCTCTCAACCTGACAGACACACAAGTCAAGACCTGGTACCAAAACAGACG GACGAAGTGGAAGAGGCAAACGGCGGTGGGATTAGAGCTCCTGGCTGAAGCAGGAAACTACTCGGCCTTACAGAGAATGTTCCCGTCGCCATATTTCTACCACCCGAGCCTGCTGGGCACCGTGGACAGCACGACGGCAGCCGCGGCGGCCGCAGCCATGTACAGCAGTATGTACCGGACTCCTTCCGCCCCGCATCCCGGTCTCCAGAGACCTCTGGTCCCGAGGGTGCTCATTCATGGCCTTGGGCCGGGGGGGCAACCGGCACTAAACCCCCTCTCTAACCCCATGTCCGGCACACCGATTCCGCGATAA